A region of the Paenibacillus sp. J23TS9 genome:
TGTTACAGGTAAATTACCAAAATATCTTGCTGTCGATTGTGCTTGTATGACCCCTTTTGTTGTGATTGGGACATCCCCAATTGCCCTTTCTTTTATAGCATGTCTTACAAGATAGAAAGTCGCGCTCATATTTCAGACCTCCCTACAATTGTGCCACTGTCATATTTTACATCATTCAATTATATAATAGCTCACTCTTGCACTCCATATTTTCTTGATTGTTAAATCCATCTTCCCTCATGAAAAAGAGCCCTGGATAAGCCAGGGCTTTTTCAATCACATTTTATTGTGTCGTACCATCGGCCTTTGCGCTTGTCTTCACGATTCTGATATTGCTCATCGGTGACAGATTGCCGGCCGCATCATAAGCAGCCACAAAATATGAATAGGATGTGTCTGGAGTCAAACCCGTATCTTTAAACTGGAGGTCCTTCGTTTCAGTAATAACGGTATTATTCCGGTATACCTTGTAGCCTGCAACCCCCATGAGATCCGATGATGGTGTCCACTTCAACTGGATAGACGTACCGGATACTGCTTCAGATTTCTCTAATGTCGGTTGAACCGGAGCTTGCGTATCTGTAAGGGTAGGTGACCACCAATTACCGGACACGACAATCATACTCAGCAGCCGAAGCGTATTGCCGAAATATACATCTTCCTCTGTTGAAACAGCCGCATTATAATCCCATAAACGGTTTAGCCAGGATTGATTGGAGGAATCGAGCATCGCCCCAACCATCAATGGAGCAGTAAAGGACAGATCCGGATAATCCTCAAGCGGTGCAGAACCGTCCAGCTTATAGCCCGCAAGAATCTTCGAGGGATCATCCTTGGTTGTCTTACGAATCCAACCTGTCAGCGTATTCAGCTGTTCTTTTGCCCGCCCATCTCCTGTTATTAAAGCATCCGTCCCGATCCGCCATGGTGTGCGGGATGAATTATAGCTGTAATCTCCATCGGTTTCAGCTTCTAGAAACTCTGGATCAGCAGGAGCATAGCTTCCGTTCTTCTTCACCACAAAATCAGGAAGCAAACCTGCTTTCGGACTGAACTTCGTGAAGAGTTCACGGCTTACCTCGTAGGTCTTGTCAATGACAAGCTCCCAATTGCGATCACCGGAAACCTGCATGAAATCCTTGAGGTGCTGCAGCATAAAATCAGAGGGACGCGTCGCACTGCCGTATTTTACATCGTTATCCTCTGCCCAGTCAGCCAGCTTTAATGTCCACTCGGTATGATTAACATCATTTTTCATAATGGCTTGAATCACTTTTTTGGCTTCTGCCAAATAATTAATCTTACCGCTGCTTCCCCATTGACTGTCCGCCAACAGCAGGGCGTATGCGATATCCATATCTCCGTCCGTCGCGGAATCCACCCCATCCACATCTACGATGTCCTTGCCAGTGTCACCCTGTTTCCAAGCCATGAGGTCCGGGTTGATGCTGCTAGGATGGGCTCTGAAATAGCGATACAGTCCGTCAAAATACGATTTGGCCTGAGGATCTTGACCTGCCATGTATGCCGTAATCAGCATCCCATAACCATGTGCTTCAGAGACGGTAGTTGCATCATAATCTATATCGAGAGCATCATCATGCTCTTTTTCGAACCAGTCTCCATCGGCATACCACACATAATACTGTGACGGGTCCGATGACTTCAGATACGGATTCGACTTCAAATATTTTTTCTTCCATTCGTTATAGAGGCGGGTTACCGTCGCATCGATTTGAGTCTCACTCTGATGATTCGGTTTGATCGAACCAGCCGCGTAAGCCGTATGCTGCGGGAATGGCTTTACAGCTCCGCTGCCCAGGAAAGACGCTTTTGTCTTTGCAGCGATTACAGCCGTAGAACGTGATTCTGATCCGTTTGTGCCGAAAGCCTTGACCGTATATTGATACACGGTTTCCGGCTGTAACCCGATATCCTGGAAAGCGGTGCCTTCCGCTGTACCGGCCAAATGACCATCACGATATACATGGTAGCCTGCCGGCTGCAAACCGCTCGATGCGTTCCAGGACAAGTTGATCTGGAATGGAGTCATACCCTTGCCTTCCAGCTCCGATGGAGCAGATGGCGGTTCATTTCCTGAAGCAATGCTTTGGGTACCCACCTCTACTTTATCCGAATTATCTCTTACACCAACGGCACGGATGACCAGATGGTACTGAATCGCAGGATCAAGATTGTCAATGGTGAGACTGTATTGATCATTGCCCGATTGAACCGGTACATACTTGCTCCAGTATTTGCTGATTTTATCGTCCTTCTCATAAATACGGAAACCTCTGACCCGTTCTTTCCCGGATGAAGGTGCTTTCCATGTGACGATCGCTTTGCCGTCTTTCACCTCCACCGCGGCTTGCTCCACAGGTGCTGGTTTAGTGTCAGTCCGCTTAATACCGTAATGATCATATACGCCAAGTCCGTCTTTACTATAACCAGCTTTGCCTTCATCCGCGACTGCTGCTGTCATGGCATCAAACTTCAATACCTGATCCGAGATGGAGACATCGGTGAACATTTTCTTCTCAGGCTGCTCGTCAATGGCTGCAAAATAATCATCATACGGAACTGGCTTGCCGTCCGCACCGATGATCTCTTCCGGTTCACCATCGGCGCCGGCTTTATACTGGTTGTTCTTGTAATAGAACTTGTTGCCAAGCGCATTGGACATGAGATAGACCGTTCCTTTAGGATCTATAACGTTACCTTCCACGTCCTTTTGCAAATCCTTGGGATCAACCACTTTATCCCCATACATCTGGAACGATCTCATATACATATGGTCATGCGCTTCGAATACCATATCGATGCCAAGCTCATCAAATAACGGAATCAAGTTCTTTTTATAGAATTGTATACGCTGATCTTCCCATTGGGCCGAATTATCTCCAGCTGCATATGGCGACTTATGGAAGGTGACGAATTTCCACTTGGCATCGCTTTTTGCTACTGTATTACGCATCCAATCCACTTGATTCCAGAACTGCTCATGCTTGTCATCATCCCAATCTACTGAGCCGTCTTCCTTCAGCTTGCCGTCAAACTCCGAATTAAAGACCATGTACAGCGCATCCCCATATTCAAAAGAATACACGGACCCGTCGTGAGTCGCCTTGACCACGTTGCGCGGCAGGTTGAAATGATTATAGAAATTATTGTTGGGCGTCGTTTCATCTCCGTCCCAATCCGAGACCTCATGTCCGCCCAGCACCGGTACAAAAGGCACATTGAGCAGCTGATCTTGGGCTACGCCCAACAGCCACTGCCACTGCTCCTCTAAGTCACCGTTATCGACCAAATCTCCTGAATTAATGAGGAATTTGGGACTGCCAATATGATTATTCGCTTTCTTGAACGTATCTGCCCAAGGTTCAAACTCTGCTTTATTGGAAGCCTGCGAGTCCGAGCCTACGATAAATCGATATGGCTGTGACTTTTCTGTATCGGTGGTAAAGGAGCCGACTGCGCTCCACTCCGTTCCATTGCCCACGCGGTACTTATATGTAGTTCCTGGTATTAGCCGGTCCGCCGTCACCTTATGACTGTAAAATTTCGTTTTACTGCCGGTAGTTCTGTCTTCCTTCGTCATGTAGGTTGAAATTTCTTCAGCGGAGCCGCTGTATTCCTTTGCAGCAGCAGCCAAAAATTCCTTTTCCTGCATGCGGGAAGCTTCTATCAACTGAATTTTTGTCTCGGTCTTGATGTCCGTATACCAGGCAAAAGCGAGACTGGTTTTCGGATCTCCGTTAAACGTCATATTGATCAGCTTCGGCATCGTCGGGGAATCCTGCACAGTAAAGCTCCAGGTAAGATCGCGCGCCAGCAAAATTCCGTCATCCCCTTTGATGGCTGACTTGCCGATGAAAACTTTATATTTCGTACTGTATGTCAGGGGGGTATGCTGAATCTGCAGCAGATTTCCGTCGGTGATTTCAAATTTGAGACCAGGTGCTGGTTGCCCCTGTTCATCCGTTACACGGATGTCCTGCTCATCTGCTAGATTCACCTTTTTGCTAAACTTGATCTTCAGCGGATCAGCAGCTGATGCTTTTTCTGCCTGATCCAGGGGGCTGTGGGTCAAATCCAGCGTTGGATGTATAGGCTGTTTTCCTTTAATAGGCTCACCTGTTACCTGAATAATGCGGATGCGGCTGGATCCCCCTCCTCCAATGCCGGATGGATTTTCGTCCGTATTGGTAGCCTTATTGGCACTCACTATCCAGCGGATGAACAGAAGCTCCTTATCATCTGCTAATGGCAGGGCGAGATTCTTCAATTTGCAAGACTGCTTAGGGCAGTCATAGCTCGATGCGGTATTCATTTTCACGTTACCGTTCGGCACATCCGTCCAATTGGAGAGATCCGTACTCGTCTGAATCTTGAATTCATTCGGACCGGACCCGGATGAGCTTTGCTCAGAGGAAAGCTTAATTTGACTGTATCCAGCCGTTGATAAGGTTGCCAGCCAGTATTTCTGACCTTCCTCCGGATCCCAGCCTTGATAGCTCAGATCATGTGCTTCATCATCATAGTATTCAAAGGTACCGCCCACATTTTGCAGAACGGACGAGGATTGGTATTTCCCACCGGTAGCCATGTGAACCCCTTGCTCACCCTTGTCCTTAAACATCCATTCAGCCAGAACTGCAGCGCTTTTGCTTATGGCTCCACTCTGGAGATTCCCCGTTCCATTCGCGTATATGTTTCCTTGAAATGGCCAGGCAAGCAGAGCGAGAGCGGTTAACAATAAGGCCGTCTTGCTCCAGGCAGTTCTGCTTTTATTCCTAGTCCTCATTTTTTTACCCCTTCCCCTTTATAATTAAAGCGCTTTAACTTTTGGGTTAGCAAAACACTTGCCGTTTAACGATAAGCAACACTCCCTTCCCATGGCAGGACAATCAGATATCCCGTTATTGATAATATAGCGTATATGCTCAGTCCAATTCTCGATATATTGGATTCAGTTACTTCGCTTTTCTACCTTTATTGTTGTTATTTTTGCAGAGCAAAGTAAAAGAAGCAGCAGTAGGCCACTTCTTCTCTTTAGTAATCAGGTGAAATAGCATGCTCAAATCTGTGAATGCCGAAGTCCTTGACTGATGAATGGAGAATAGCTTCCCGTAACGGGTTAAGATCTGGCGTAAACCGGACATCAATGCCTAAATTCATTAAGTGCTGCAAAGAATTCCGAATCTCGGTTCTTTCGACAGGTTTTACCATTTCCCTGGAAATAAAATAACCAGCTGTCTCATCAAACAGCTCAAAGGTTTCCAGCGGAAGCTCATATCGGTACAATGTGGTTCCCATGATACTCCTGTACCAGCCGGTTTCCAGTGTTAAGACACTGTTAGATGATGTATGTCCAAAAAATCGAATCTCGTCTTCCTCTGAGATCCCGTCATGCCTCGTATATACAATCCGAGGATGAAATATTCCGATATTCTCTTCCTCGCTAAAATGGTAAAGTTTCATGCACCCTCCATTTTTGTTGTTCTAAATGTGAGTTCTATCTAGGATACGTTCTTCAAGCAGTTTTGTATCTGTGATATTTTCGATATCCGGCTCTATACGAACGGAATCATGCCGTACCAATTCCCCATTTTGGTAGGTGCAGGTATGATCATAGCAATGTTCATCAAACAGGATTTTTTCAAGGCTCTTTGGAATGTTATATACAATACCCCGGTTATCCGGATGCAAAATCCATTCAAGCTCTTTCCAGTCCAAAATACCTTCGTCTGTCTGGATCGGAGTCGGATAATGAAATTCTTCAGGCAGCTCTGCCATGTAGGTATACATACCGCCTGTTTTTCTGGAATCGGTTAACCACGTAACCAAGCCTTTGAAATGCAGACGTCCAGGAACAATACCCGTCCCTTCCATTATTTCTCTTAACATGGACTCTCTCGGAGTCTCCCCCGGCTCCAGTTTTCCGCCCACACCATTCCACATGCCCATCCAGCTTGACTTGTTGCGATTGAGAAGAAGGATCCGGTCACCCTTTTTTATAAAACAAATCGTAAATGCAATCATATGGATCTACCTCTTGGTTTTATTTATGTTATTTCTTAGAAATCAGGCACTTTTGTATAAGAGCTCATAATGCTCAACCGTCGGAAACGGATCATAATAATGATGCAGCAGTGCTTTCCATTCCTGGTATTCAGGCGATTCTCTAAAACCTACCGTGTGATCTGTAAGCGTCTCCCATTTGACGAGCAGGATGTATTTATTGGCTTCCTCCATGCACTTGTGTAGTTCATGCTGGATGTAGCCTTTCATACCGGAGATGATCGCTGATGCCTGCGCAAAGCTCTTCTCAAAATTCTGTTCTTCTCCCGGGATTACTTGTAAAATAGCAACTTCAAGTATCATTGAACACCTCGATCCAATTTTCACAACATACATTACTCCATAAATGCCTGCGGATATGTTAAATCCCTTTGATGCGGCCTAGTGCACCGTCTTGCAGCTCATTAAAGTCACTATTCAGAATCGCATACATCTTCTGGTCGATAAATTCATCCTTGATCTTCAGCTGGCGTCTTAATATCCCTTCAAAGGTCATACCTATTTTAAGCAAAACCCGTTCCGAAGCCAAATTATCCGCATTACAGCGTCCTTCAATCCGGTTAAGTCCTAATTCTTCAAATCCGTAGCGGATCATTGGCAATGCAGCTTCTGACATGATGCCTTGCCCCCACCAGTCACAATGAAGCGCAAATCCGACCTCTGATAGTCTGTGCAGTGTATCAAAATGAATAAATCCGACACGCCCAATGAATGTACCGGTCGCCTTGTCGATGATCCCCCAGTGAAAAGCCTGACCATGGTCCATTTTTGCCTGGAGCCCGGATAAATAAGAAATGGAATCTTCAATGGTGATGTGAGCATTCCATATCGTATGTTTTGCCGCCAATGGATTGGATGCTAATGAGAAATATTCTTCAGCATCCTCCACGCTCAATTTCCGTAATAATAAGCGCGACGTCTCCATTAAAGGAGTAGAATCAAATATCTCATTTATACGCATCAGACTTCATCCTTTAATGTTTTTTCATAACCAGACAGCGGGCTAATTACCAGCGATCATCGCATAACACGACGGAGGTCTCGATCTGACGTTCCGGTACGTTCCAATATTGACGCAGCAGTATTTCCTTCTCTTCCTTGGACACCAATCGGAACCCATTCTTTACATAAAATCGGATTGCCCACTCCGCTGATCCCCAGGTTCCTATGAGGACAGGCCTATCCGATTGCGAGATAAGATGATGAAGCAGCTTGGTTCCGATGCCACCGTTACGCTGCCGGGTCCTTACATACGCATGTCTGATCAAGGATACGTCCCCTTTATCCTGGATTCCCATCACACCAACGATTTCGCCATCTTCTTCATATCCCCAAAATACAACGCCATCCTCCATTTCCCCCATTAATTCTTCAGCTGGCATATAGGGCTCATGATAGCGATCTTCCGGGATAATTCCTTTGTAAGCTTGCGATGCGTCATTGATAATCTCATAAATCACTTGTTGGTCTTGGCGGCTGCATAAACGAATCATGGTTATTCCCCTCCAAATTGAGATTCAGCGAACAACGGACTGCCTTTTTCAGAAAACAAGCTCGCAGTCATGATGCTCCCATACATCAAACAAATTACCATCCGGATCTTCCAGCACAAAAAACTTGCCATATTTGCCTTCATCCGCTATATTTCCGACCTTTACATTCTCCGAATTCAAATCGCTATGCAGGGATTCAATATCATCCGTAAAGAATGTGATGACCCATCTCTTTTGGTTATTCACTTCAAAGGTTGCTCTTGAATTGTTATCGCTTTGGATCAGATCCAATATCGGGCGATTCCCCCGGAACAAACTTAAGTAGCCTTCTCTCTGATTGCGGATATTGAATCCGAAATGCTTCACATACCACGCTGCGGAACGCTCCATATCAGAAACCGGAATAACATTATATGCAATTCCTAAAATCCTACCTTCGTTCATCATAATTACCTCCCTTACTACATAAGTCTCAGAAATAAGACGTATAATTGCTGCTCTCATTCTGCTGATGCATACTTTCCCTCATGATCACCACTTCATAATTATACCTTCCGTTCCAAATAAGGGGAATGCTTTAACTGGATAAAGACTGTAAAAATATGCTTCATTATAAGAAAAAGAGCGGCAATGACCGCTCTTTTATTACTCCAATCTCCTTCACCATCAGATGATGAATGTCATTGTCCATGAAGCCGCTCTTTTTTAGGACTGAGTCACGCTGATGTCTTCTTGGAATATGGATAAGTTTCTAAAAAAGTGCAGCTTATCATCGATATAATCGTCGCCATAATCAATGCTGCCGTGGATATGTGGATCTTTAAGGCATAAGCCAAAGAGCCATAATTGGCGAATTGCCACAAATACCGGCACTGACTGAAGATCATTTTCGCTTAGTGCTCTGATGGATTGATATCCCTTGATAAAAGCACTCCACAGCAGATCCAGCTGAGCAGGGTCATGTCCTAATCTTACTTCCCGGGCGAGCCTGAATTCAGCAATATCATAAGCGCGCCAGCCGTAACCGCATAAATCAAAATCATAATGTGTCATCGTCAAATCATCCATGTAGCTGACATTCGTATTTCCATGCAGATCCCCGTGACAGATGCCCCAGTCCAAGGTATTCAGCTCATGTTCACGAAGACTATTTTCAAGTCTTGCTGCAATTTGTTTAAGTTCCTGAAAATCCTCTGGGCGATGCTGCATATGCGGTTGAACGGCTTCCAGCGTTTGATGTATCAAATAATCCAGGGTCAGTTCTTGTCTGCTGCTGGTCGTATGGAAAGAATCACTTTTCAGATGAATCTCGGCAACAGCTTGACCAAACCGTTCACTGATTTCCTCCGTATCGATACCTTTTTCAGTTCCCTCCGCAAAGGTAAAGAGTACCGCATAGCGAGTTCCTTCCGGAGCTTGAAGTTTTTGAATAAGATTGCCCTGCTGATCCGGAATCGGAAGCGATACAGAAATGCCGTTCTGGTCCAAATGATGAAGCAGCTCCAATTCAAAAGCAACCTCAGACTCGCTTCCCCTCCAGTCACCGCGGTATACTCTGAATACATATTTCTTTTCCGGTGTCGTCACGAGATAAGTATCATTCATGCCTCTTAAGAGGTAGCTAGTACGAGTATTATTGTTCAGATGATATTGTTTTTTCAAATAATCATTAATAGCTTGATCAGATAACGTAGAATACGATACCGGGAATAACATCTATGAACACATCCTTTAGTTAAGTGTCGAAACCTTGCTGCTTCCATTTCAAAATGATAAAACGGTTGACGACGGCCAAGACCCCAAAAATCACGGCAAAGGTTACGAAGCCAGAACCGATGAAACACAGAACAGCCGCTGCGAACAAAATAGCTTCAATGAAAAGCACAACAAATAATGGAACGCGAACCGGGGCTTTCGGTGATATGAATAACCCCCAGGCGACTGCTGCAAGGATTGGTAAACCGATACCCAGAACAATCTGCATGAATACGCCCAATTGCACATGCAATCCCCAATAACATAAGGAAAACAATAAAATAAGCTCCAAAATAAATCTCAATAAAAGGTTTAATATTTTTAACGTATAGATCACCGTCTCTATATTTTCTGGGCGCTGAAAAACAAAAACAAAGGAATTCTCATGCGCCGCTCGTAAGTTTCGTTATGCTGGAAGTTCGCTTCATCGGGCCTGGATTCTCTAAGGCTGGTTATATTAAAGCCCGCATGTTGGAGCGCCGAATAGGTATCCTCAATCGTTCTGTGGTATTTTACCGCTGTTCCACCAAGCCACTCCTGCTTACGAATTCCCGTATGGAAATACTGGTCGACGATCCAATTCTGCTTCATGCCTTCCTCTCTTGGAAGTCCATAGGAGGATGTCATCACGGGATGCTCAACGGAGAAAACAAATCTACCACCGGCCATCAGGGATCGATATACCTTTTTAAAAATCGCTTCAACATCCTCTATGTAATGCAGAACAAGCCTGGAAATGACCATATCAAAATGCGAATCCGGAAAATCCCAATCCTCAATTGCAGTATATATAATCTCGGTTTTCGATCTTCGTATTGTCTTCTTCGCTTCTTCTACCATATTCGCCGAGCCTTCAATTCCGGTATACGAAACAGCTCCTGCATCGAGAAGCTCATTACCGAATGAGGCATCCCCGCATCCCAAATCCAGAATTCTCAGTCCGGACACATTGCCAATCAACTGAAGTATAATCGGCTTTTCCATGGTATCGTTGGCATTTTCAGTCCAGCTTCTTCGATCCAAATACCTTTTGAAAATCAACGCATCATCATAAAATTCGGAACCTCTGTGCTTCACTCGATCTCCTCCAGGTTGGCATTTTCACATGAAGTAATTTGATTTTTCCAGGAAAAATAACCGATACACAACATAACCCGCAGAAGCACCGATAACATTTAATATGACATCATCAATATCACCTGTACCTACCTTGAGTACGGTCTGCATGATCTCCAGAATAATGATAGAGCCGGTAAACCAAACAAAAAACACGCTGTACCTTGTTAATTTTTTGAAGAGATAGGGTAACACCAATCCGAATGGAAGAAAAACCCCGACATTACCGGCTAAGTTAATGATCGTCGTTCCAATGTTATGCTGATTCACGTTAAACATATAACTGAAAATAGTATTGAACGGAACCAGATTATAACTGATTTCGGGGTGAGCGGTTCGGCCAAATCCCCGAAACATCCAATATAGCAAGCAGGCACTGTATCCGGTAAAAAAAATCCATACGAGAACGTTTATGATTTTGTGGTTGTTTCGATTCAAAGGCTATCACCTGCTACAACAGATTTTGAACGATCGGAGTCCCTGCTTCCAGCCTATTTCGGCTCTCTTGTATGTATTTCTGCGTCCAATCATTGAGGCTCGAAAAATCAAAGCTCCGATACATTCCTACGTAAACGATAATTTCGCGCAGTCTCAGAAATAACTCCATATGCTGTAATGAATCTGCGTGAATCGAATGTTGCCTTTCGTATCCCCTCAGAAAATGCTTCATGAACCTCCGCGCCTGATCATGTCGCTGTTCAACTCCTGTCAGGTCTATCTTCTTAAGTTTTGAATCGGCTTCTCAAGGGTGTACAGTTCATCGTCGATTTGAGCCATTTTTTCGGTAATTAATGCTCTTGTATCTTCGATCGCCTGGTTATAAATATAGGGTCCGAGCTCACTGATCATAAAATCGATTAATTGCTCCGCTCCCAGCTGTCCGATGCTTTCGGAACGTTCCTCTTCAAAATAAGCCTGAACACTTTGGGCCAGCTCTATTTTTTGTTCTTTAGGCAATTTGATAGACATCATAAAATAAAAACCTCCTTATAAGTTAAACATTTATATTTTCCAATGTAATAGGGCAATTCCAAATGACCTGCTCCTAGCTTTCCTGGCTGTATTTTTTAGCCTGCCTCAATACACTTTGCACAAATTCCGCCTTTTCGTCGGAGTAAGCCAGTAATGTAGTTATTCCCTTTTGAATGGACTCACGTTTATGCATCGAATATTGTTCTGCCACTTGAGGATGGGTTCTGAGGTAATCACGAATTTGAATATTGTTGACCCACTGTTCCCCTTGGAAAATTACAACGGCCAAATTGAAGGAGTGTTCCGCGCGTTTACGAAAATATAACCGCCCTTCTACACCCGCTTCCCCAAAGCTCTCATAGTTACGCTGCTGCAGCTGGCGGAGTATTGATTCATCCAGTTCAAGTGAAGAAACGCCAATCAATATATCAATGATCGGTTTGGCAACCATGCCTCTGACCGAGGTGCTGCCGAAATGTTCGATTTCTACGGCATCAGTACCGAAGATATTCAGAAGTGCAGTCTTTTCATTTGTGAATACATCCGCCCAATGTTCGTCATAAGGGACCACCGTGATCGATTCGTCAATTTCCAAAGATCTCACCACCAATTGAATGCTCGATTTATCTATACCTTTTCACTAATCCACGCGAATATCTAATACCGCTTCATGCAGAATAGGCCGCAAATCCTTCAGCACATGATCCCTGCCTAAATGGACCGCATTCGTCAGGAACACGATAGTCACTTCATCTACTGGATTGATCCAGATACTCGTACCTGTATATCCTGTATGTCCAAAGCTGCCCATCGGCCAATGAGGGCCACATGAAAGTATTCCTTCCGG
Encoded here:
- a CDS encoding DUF2164 domain-containing protein; this translates as MMSIKLPKEQKIELAQSVQAYFEEERSESIGQLGAEQLIDFMISELGPYIYNQAIEDTRALITEKMAQIDDELYTLEKPIQNLRR
- a CDS encoding GrpB family protein, which codes for MEIDESITVVPYDEHWADVFTNEKTALLNIFGTDAVEIEHFGSTSVRGMVAKPIIDILIGVSSLELDESILRQLQQRNYESFGEAGVEGRLYFRKRAEHSFNLAVVIFQGEQWVNNIQIRDYLRTHPQVAEQYSMHKRESIQKGITTLLAYSDEKAEFVQSVLRQAKKYSQES
- a CDS encoding VanZ family protein, translated to MNRNNHKIINVLVWIFFTGYSACLLYWMFRGFGRTAHPEISYNLVPFNTIFSYMFNVNQHNIGTTIINLAGNVGVFLPFGLVLPYLFKKLTRYSVFFVWFTGSIIILEIMQTVLKVGTGDIDDVILNVIGASAGYVVYRLFFLEKSNYFM